AAAATTACGTCTCGGCAGCGGCTCTCACTGCCCTGTTGTTTTCTTTTCAGCTTATCTATGGTCAATCGACCTCAGAAAAAGTCGATAAAAAGACCCAAAAGTTACAGGAGAGAAAAGCCAAGGCAGACAGTTTACTTCAAAAAGCAGGAATCACGGCCCCAAGTTTGGGGGCAGGCGCTACCGTGGGCGGCAAAGCCGTAAAACCCGGCGATGCCGTTGGCTTCTTTAGCGAAACTCTTCCTGACTTGGGCCTTAAGATTAAGGAATACCGCAAGGCAGAAAAAGCAAAACGAAAAAAGAAGAAGAAATTTCACACCGATTATGAAGGGTTGTCTATTGTGCGTATAACTTCCTCGACCGGAAACGGCGACCGAATTACTCAACTGGAATTTCACGTACTGAAAGAGAATCGTGTGCCGCGTTTATACGATGGACTGGATGTATTCTGGTATGACTCCCGCAATCGAATCATTTCTAAAGCCGCCATCAAAGACAAAGAATCAGCACTTATTCTTCACGGACCTTATAAACGCTATGTTTCCGGTAATTTGGTGGAAGAAGGCAATTATTACATCGGCACCAAAGACGGCCGCTGGGAAACCTATGACGCTAATTATCGTTTATTGGACAAAACAAAATGGTCACGAGGATTTCCGGCCGAATCCATTGTCAGCTATTACGACTCGGCTCACACCAAAGTACTCGAAGTAATTCCCATCCATTACGGAAAAAGAAAAGGAGACTATCTGAAATACTACGACGGAGGTCAACTCATGGTGAAAGGACAGTATGACAATGACCTTCCCATCGGCACCTGGAATGAATACTATCAATACAAACGCCAACGCCGCAAAATCACCCGTTATCCACGCTATTGGTACGAAGACGGTGAAGGAATTCTGATCAGTGAATGGGACGAAAAAGGAAAACTCATCTACGAACGCCCCAAAGACCAAACCCCGGCGGAAGAATCCGAAAACTAACATTTGCAACAAAGTTGCATTTAATGTACTTTTGTGAAAAATCTCACAAAGGGTGGTTCGTCTGTTGTTTCTGGTCTTCTTTATCGGATTGTTTGGCGTTCGCAGTGCCGACGCTCAAACGGCCACTGACTGCGACTGCTTTGTCAAAGGCGTTGTCAAAGACCGCGAAACCAATCTTCCCATTGCCGGAGCACTGCTGAGCATCAAAAACACCGCAAAAGTAGCCGTTACCGATGCCGAAGGCCATTACAGGATTGAACGGTTGTGTCAGGGAAATTATGTACTGGAATGCAAAATCATAGGCTACAAGACCGCGCGTTCGACCATTTCACTCCAACACAGCGCCGAAGAAAACGTAAACCTCAATGAAGATGAAGTACACTTACAGGATGTTGAAATTGTCGCCCGACGCCTTTCTTCGCTCACCCAACCCGCCGCTTCCCTGCAAAATCAGGCATTGGAACAAACCCGCGGACAAACCCTGGCCGGAGCTCTGCAAAAAATTGCCGGGGTAACCATGCTCCAAACCGGGGCGTCGATTGCCAAACCGGTGATTCATGGATTGCACAGCAATCGGATTTTGATTATAAACAACGGTATACGACAGGAAGGTCAGCAATGGGGCTCCGAACATGCTCCGGAAATTGACCCTTTCATTGCCAAACGCCTGACAGTCGTCAAAGGGGCTGCCGGGGTGCGATATGGCTCCGATGCCATCGGAGGCGTGATATTGGTGGAACCGGCAGAACTACCCTACAAAGCCGTTTCGGTGGGAGGCGAAATAAACACCGTGGGATTTACCAATGGACGCACCGGAGTACTGTCCGGCACTTTGGAAGGAGGGATAAACAAATGGAAAGGCTTCGGGTGGCGGGTTCAGGGTACGCTCAAAAACGGCGGTAACATTCAAACACCTGATTATTTTCTGGCAAATACGGGTGTTCGTGAACAAAATTTTTCGGTATCGGGCGGGTACCGTTCTACCAAACTGGGTGCGGAAGTGTTCTACAGTCAATTTCATACCAACTTAGGCATTTTCTCGGGCTCCCATATCGGCAGCACCTCCGACTTGCTTAATGTAATCAAAAACGGCGAGCCCTTTATCAAAGCCGATTTCACTCGAACCATCGAACGTCCCAATCAGCTGGTTGACCATGATTTATTAAAACTGAAAGTCTATCATCAATTTTCGGGAAACCGAGTCTCACTTACCTTTGGCCGACAATACAATCAACGCGCCGAATATGACCTGCACGGCCCCCAAGCCGCCATAAAGCCCGCGCTGCTGTTTCGGATCACCACCCTAACGGGCGATATGGTCCTTGAGCATAAACCTTTAAAGGAAATCACGGGCCAAATCGGCCTCAGCGGACTGCATCAATATAACTTCACCGACGGCCGCCCCCTGATTCCCGATTTTGAGCAATCCAACGCGGGAGCCTTTGTAATCGAACGTTTGGTGAGACAGAAATGGGAATGGGAGGCCGGACTGCGCTATGATCTGCGTTGGCTCCATGTATATCGTTTTACAGGTCAGACCCTTGATCAACGCAACCATCAATTCAACAGTTGGTCGGGTACCGTGGGCAGTGTATTTAATGCCAATGCGCGGCTGGTGTTTCGCACCAATTTCGGAACGGGTTGGCGTCCGCCGAGTGTCAATGAACTGTACAGCAAAGGTGTGCATCACGGGGCGGCAGCGTACGAAGAAGGAGAAGCAACGTTACAGCCCGAAACAGCGTATAATTTGCAGGGCAATGTGGAATATACTTCCGAACGATTTCGCGCCGAAATCGGCCTTTTCCATAATTCTATACGAAACTTTATTTATCTCAAACCCCAACCTGAGCCCATTCTGACCATTCGCGGTGCGTTTCCTTATTTTAAATATGTACAGGCAAATGCCACCTTTTCGGGTGCAGATATTACGACCGAATGGAACATGGCTCCACGATGGGAACATACCGGCAAGATTTCCTATTTAAGGGCCTATGACCAAGCCGCCAATGATTATTTGGTAGCCATTCCGGCCAATCGTTTGGAAAATGGTTTTCGTTATCAAATAAGCGACGCAGGTCCTTTGCATGATTCGTTCGTTTCGATAGGGCATCTGTGGGTGGCAGAACAAAAGCGTGTACCGCCCAACAGTGACTTTATGCCGCCGCCTGCGGCCTATCATTTATGGTCGCTCCAAGTGGGCGGGGATATCCTACTGACGGAAAAGCAAAAAATAACGTGGGACATTACCGCCCAAAACCTGTTTAATGCGGCCTACCGCGACTACCTCAACCGATTCCGATATTATTCATTGGAACAGGGACGCAACGTTTCAGTGCGTTTAAAATGGAGCTTTTAATTTTTCATTATGTATGATGGTAAACCATACTTTTTATGAAATACCCCCCCTCAAGAGCACCTTTGGTTATAACATGCACCGTAAAGTAAAAAAAAGGGCAAATTAGCTGGTACCAGCCGATTTATTACTACTTTTGCGGTCTTATTTTTTTTTAAGGTGTCTTTTAGCGAAAAAGATATATGAAACTTTCCGAGTTTAAGTTTGACCTTCCTCAGAGCTTAATTGCTCTCTATCCTGCAGACCGCGGCGAGTCCCGTCTTATGGTGGTTAATCGTCAAACCAAAAAGATTGAACATAAAAAATTCTCCGAAATTATAGAATACTTCGAAGAAGGCGACGCAATGGTCGTCAACGACACCAAAGTTTTTCCGGCCCGTTTATACGGCCAAAAGGAAAAAACCGGTGCGAAAATTGAAGTTTTTTTACTTCGTGAGCTTAACCGTGAAATGCGGCTTTGGGACGTACTTGTAGACCCCGCCCGTAAAATTCGGGTAGGCAATAAATTGTACTTTGGTGATAGTGATTTGGTAGCTGAAGTCATTGACAATACCACCTCTCGCGGGCGGACCATTCGATTCCTGTACGACGGCAATCATGATGAGTTGATGCGCGCCATCGACGAATTGGGAGAAACGCCCCTACCTCGCGACATTAAACGCAAAGTGGAAGATGCTGACCGCGAGCGCTACCAAACCATTTTTGCGCAACACGTAGGTGCCGTAGCGGCCCCAACGGCAGGAATGCACTTTACCAAAGTGATTCAGCGGAGGATGGAGATCAAGGGCATTAACTTCACCCCTATCACGTTACACGTTGGCGTAGGCACGTTTCGTCAGGTAGACGTAGAAGACTTAACAAAACACAAAACCGACTCTGAAAACTTTGCCATCACGGAGGCTTCTGCCAACGTAATCAACGAAGCATTGGACAAAGGTAAACGTGTGTGTGCCATCGGAACAACCTCTCTCAAAGCCCTGGAGTCGTCTGTATCTGCCAATAATCGCGTAAAACCTTTTGAAGGCTGGACCGACAAGTTTATCTTCCCGCCGTACGAATTCAAAATTTCTACTTCACTGCTTACCAACCTGCACTTACCGGAGTCCATCTTACTGATGATGACCTGCGCTTTTGGCGGTCATGACCTTGTAATGGAAGCTTATGAAGAGGCGATCAAAGAAAAATATAAGTTCTTTAGCTATGGCGATGCCATGCTTATCATTTAAGACCTCTCTAAGTCGTTAGTAAACAGTCCATAGCTGCGTTTTTGTATTGATACTGACGGCTGACAACTGTTCACTAACGATTTTTTTATGACCAAATTTGCGATTATCGTCGCCGGTGGAAACGGCACTCGAATGGGCAGCAAAACGCCTAAACAATTTATGCCGGTAGGAGGTAAACCCATTTTAATGCACACCATTGAAAAGTTTATCGCTTACGATTTTTCGCTCCAACTATTATTGGTTCTCCCCGCCAATGAAATGAAAGCCTGGTACGCCCTTTGTGACAAATACCAGTTTTATCCCCCCATCGTAACCGTCTCCGGAGGCAACAGTCGATTTCAGTCCGTCAAAAATGGTTTGAAAAAAATCAGTGCAAAAGAAGGATTGGTCGCCGTCCACGATGGCGTTCGCCCCTTTGTTTCTCCGCGTATTATTGCCGAGAGTTTTGAGGTAGCCGCGCAAAAGGGCACTGCCATTACGGCGGTTCAACTCAAAGACTCTATCCGCTTTTTGGGTCCGGATGGCTCCAATCAATCCGTTGACCGCGCGGCGTATCGTTTGGTTCAAACCCCGCAAACGTTTCGATTAGATTGGATGCGTCAGGCATTTGATACGCCCGAACAACCTTTTTTTACAGATTGTGCCAGTGTTTTAGAGCACTCAGGTCATCCCATTACGCTCATTGAAGGAGGCTACGAAAACATTAAAATCACCACCCCTGAAGATTTGTTGTGGGCCGAAGCCTTTGCGGTCCAACCGACACACTAATTTCCGTTAGCCAACAGCTACACGATTCACTTTTGCCAAGATTTTCCGCAAAGTAAGTATTGCTTTTAATCCTCTGCTCTTTTGAAAAACCGTCTTTCCATCGAAGCGTATGTTGAGGGCGTGTTAGCCGGCAATCGGCTACTGCTCAGCAGAGCCATTACGTTAATTGAAAGTCAGCTCCCCTCCGACCGAGTTTTAGCCCAACTTGTTCTGGAGCAATTGTTGCCCCATACAGGATCTGCCATTCGCATCGGCATTACGGGTGTGCCCGGCGTAGGCAAAAGCACGTTCATTGAAGCATTTGGAAAAGAGCTGACCGCTACCGGTAAAAAATTGGCTGTTTTGGCCATTGACCCCACCAGTCAACGTTCAAAAGGAAGCATTATGGGGGATAAAACCCGTATGGAAGAGCTTTCTCATGACCCCTTGGCCTACATTCGCCCTTCTCCTTCCGGCGGTTCGTTGGGCGGAGTAGCCAACAAAACCCGCGAAACCATGCTGCTGTGCGAAGCGGCAGGGTTTGAAATTATAGTGATAGAAACCGTTGGAGTAGGCCAATCTGAGACCGTCGTAAAAGGAATGGTGGATTTCTTTTTGCTGCTGATGCTTGCAGGGGCGGGGGATGAACTTCAGGGAATTAAAAAAGGCATCATGGAAATGGCCGATGCGGTCGTGATTACCAAAGCCGACGGTGCTAACCAAGCAGCGGCACAGCGGGCCGTAGCAGAGTATCAAAATGCGTTTCATTTATTTCCATCCCATGAGAATGGATGGCTCCCCCCTGTGTTGACCTGTTCGGCGGTAGAGAAAAAAGGGTTAAGCGAAATATGGAGTCAAATTACATTATTTGATTCGCAGGCAAAAGCGGGTGGCTTTCACCTTAAAAATCGTCAACAGCAGAACTTGGAATGGATGCATACCCTCATCCGTCAAACCTTAGAAGAACGCTTCTACCATCACCCTCAAATCAGGGAAAAACTTCATGACATTGAGCGGCTCGTACAGAATGAAAAATGGCTACCCCTGAGAGCTGCCACTTTTCTGCTGGATTTGTTTCGCCAATAATTTTACTTTATAATCACAAAGGTAATCGGTACACATTTGACCGGCGGACAATCATTTTGAGGCGAAGCTATCTGCACTACCGCCTGACTTTTTCCGGAGGCTGCCGAGCCTGCACCACAGGTGCCGGTTACCGTCAATATCTGATAGGTTGTCATAACGGCAGGAGCCACCGTCACCGTCTTAATTGGATTTGCCTGCGTAAGATTAATGGATGCCCCCCCTGTTATGGTGACGGTAGCAGGCAAAACGCCGTTTTGTGACGAGAGCGTCAGTGTGGCGGTGCTGCCGGCAATAATGGTCGTATCTCCTGCAATCGCCACCACGGGCAACGAGCACTGATTGGCAATATTGATAAATGTCCCATTTACCTCTGCGGTTAAGGTACGGGCGGGGTCATCTACTGTTGGTGACGCATACGCCTTTGTAATTACTGTAGCCGGCAAAGTATTGGAAAAATTTTTAGGAAGGAAAAACAGGTTATAGCATTTGAAAGCATTCGTTCCAATGATTGAGAATTTAATATCAGCAATTGGGATCCAGGACTTTCCCACCATAGTACCGTTTCCGAATTCTCCTCTATAAACAACATTTAATGTAAATACAGAAGTATCCGTCCCGATATCGTTCAAAGAACTTATGTTTGAGTAGTCTCCTGAAGTAAAATTGTTTCGACTTTTAATAGATGGGGCGGCGAGTTGTGCACTTTTGTAAAAAATCCTCAGATTGGCATTGCCCATCACAAAGGCGCTGTCCGGAGCCTGAATTTCAACACTGACAATGACACTGTCACAACTGATGGTTTTGGGTACCAGGCGCAGTTGAAAACTTGTCTGCGATAAAGCCTGAGTTGAAAACAGAGCCAATGTTGTGATCAAAAATAACCACCGGCTAACAACTTCACTTTTCTTCATACAAGAATCATTTATTTTTTCTATTTCTTGCCGGGAAGGCCATGCTTTACAGCATTTTTCTGTTTTAGAATCAGAGGATTAAATCAAAAAAGTGATTTAATCCTTTTTATCAGTTGTTCACAATAAACTACAATAACAATTACAATAAACGTGCCATTATTTAAAAATTCACCCCGGAAAACCGACCGTTATTTAATCGCCATAAGGTATTGTCATTAGCATCCGGAGCACCATCCAAATTAAAATCAGATAATAAATACCGGCCTACCCTCCCATTGTCTGCCCGCCATTTACTTGTGTCATTGGCATCTATTTGTGAAAGTGGATTTTTTGTACAGTCAGCGGCGTAAAGTACATATATTCCCCCTGCCAATTGCTTTTGCCCGTTAGCCGGTGAGCCTGCGGGAATGTACGATTGCCGGGTGGAGAAATTGTAACTAAGGGTATTGTTATTGACAGAAATAGCCTGATGAGAAACTACCCCCATGTGATTACGGTGCTCAACCGCAATGTAATAGGGTTGGTTGGTCGGTAAAACAGGACATGAACTCAGGAAGGAAACATTTCCGTTGGAAAGTAATAATGCAGCCGTACGAAAAACGGTAGTTGAAGCATTTTGAGGACCGGTACGCAAAGAAACCAAAACCCAGTCTACCGTATTGAGTGGGTAAGAGGCAACTGTTTCCGAACCTGTATAATTCCAAGGGACTCCCGTATAAGGCTGCCCCGCAGGAGTTGGAACACCCAGCGGGCTGACAGGGGTCTGCCCGGGCAACAGTCCCAGCTGATTCAGCTTAGTTGTCATACTTTGACTTCCGAGATAGGGGCCTTCCAAAAATAGTGCCACATTTATACAAACTGCCGCCGTAGCAGGTGCCGTAACAATTACCTGAACGACTGTACGACTGCTTTCACAACTATTCACAGTTTGTGAGACGTAATAATCAGCAGTACCTAGGGTAGCTGTAGAAGGAATTGGCGCTGTAGTGCTTCCCACATCACCCGAAGAGGTTGTATACCATTGCAGGTTTGATCCGACGGCACTTAACTGAACAGGGGTTTGTCCCTGTGAGTAATTAATCGGCGTCGAAGCCGTCGGCGCGGCAGGCGTTGCCGTTACCGTAACATCTATTTTCGTGCGGGCACTTTCGCAGCCGCTGACGGTCTGCGACACCCAGTAACTTACCGTGCCCGACGCGGTCGTGGAAGGAGTCGGAGCCGAAGGGCTGCCCGTACCGCTGACAGCAGCGGTATACCATTTCAGATTACTGCCGCTCGCCGTCAAGGCCTCTGCCATCTGACTTTGACAGTAACCGATCGGCGTCGAAGCCGTCGGCGCGGCAGGCGTTGCCGTTACCGTAACATCTATTTTCGTGCGGGCACTTTCGCAGCCGCTGACGGTCTGCGATACCCAATAACTTACCGTGCCCGGCGCGGTCGTGGAAGGAGTCGGAGCCGAAGGGCTGCCCGTACCGCTGACAGCAGCGGTATACCATTTCAGATTACTGCCGCTCGCCGTCAAGGCCTCTGCCATCTGACTTTGACAGTAACCGATCGGCGTCGAAGCCGTCGGCGCGGCAGGCGTTGCATTGATGGTAAATGCCGCGCTTGCTGACCCTATTATACTTGGAGAAGTAGATATTACCCGCACTTTATAACCCGTCCCTGAAGCAGAATTTACAGGAATCGTGGCCATCAAGGGACTATTTGTTCCGGTAGTGGGAATACTGACGAAATTGCTTCCACTCGCATCCGAAAGTTGTACTGTATACGAAGTAGATAACAAATTGGCCCCTGTAAAACTTACACTGACCGCTTGTCCGGCGCACACAGTGCCGGGAGTGACTGCACCCGTGGTAATTGACGCAGGAGCAGAGGAATTTACCTGAAGCATATAATCTTCTGTTTCCCCGAATGTAAGCTGTCCGCACGGATCGGTAACGGCACTGCCCGGCCCCAAGTTAAAACTTGAGCGCACACGAAGCCGAACCAATCCCCCTGCGGTATTTGGAATAACGAACGAACCGGTAGCTGTAGGAGACATACGGGGCATGGAAACGAGGCTGTCGCTCCTATAAAATCTTTCATTTAACTCAAACAAACCATCTTGATCAAGATCTGCCCAAATAGTGAGGTGTTGGTCAAAATAACTGCCCAATCCATCTGCGTTTGATCTCGCTCTGGCAGTAAAAGTATACGTGGCCCCTGCCGTTACATTATATACAACCCCTGTAAAATCCCCATAGCTGTCAGTTGAGCAATTGGTATTTATATTATTGATAACATTCGTTGCCCCTTGGGACAGAATAAAATCATCAATTACCACTTCAATACTGCTGCATGAATTGCTGAAGGAAGGAATACAATAATTAAGCGCCGTCGTAATCGTAAAAACAGGGCTGTATTGTGTTGAAGAATTGGAAGCTTTGACCCGATAATAATACGTGGTATACGCCATAGTTGCTTGATCAGTAAAGGTTGTAGTATTGGGGGGAAGCGCTCCAATGACTGAAAAACCTTCACTTGCAGAAATGACAGAGCGCTCAATGATAAACCCTGACTCATTGGAAGAATTGTCGGAAAATGTCAGCAGTAAGCCCGATACAACCGGTGTTCCGGTAAGATTTCCGGGCACATTTGCACCCGTTACGGTGGGGCCGCAGGAAGCAGTATATTGATTGGCGGGATCGGTCCGCAGCAGAAAGCCATCCGTCATTCTGGCATATTGGCCTG
Above is a window of Runella slithyformis DSM 19594 DNA encoding:
- a CDS encoding TonB-dependent receptor produces the protein MVRLLFLVFFIGLFGVRSADAQTATDCDCFVKGVVKDRETNLPIAGALLSIKNTAKVAVTDAEGHYRIERLCQGNYVLECKIIGYKTARSTISLQHSAEENVNLNEDEVHLQDVEIVARRLSSLTQPAASLQNQALEQTRGQTLAGALQKIAGVTMLQTGASIAKPVIHGLHSNRILIINNGIRQEGQQWGSEHAPEIDPFIAKRLTVVKGAAGVRYGSDAIGGVILVEPAELPYKAVSVGGEINTVGFTNGRTGVLSGTLEGGINKWKGFGWRVQGTLKNGGNIQTPDYFLANTGVREQNFSVSGGYRSTKLGAEVFYSQFHTNLGIFSGSHIGSTSDLLNVIKNGEPFIKADFTRTIERPNQLVDHDLLKLKVYHQFSGNRVSLTFGRQYNQRAEYDLHGPQAAIKPALLFRITTLTGDMVLEHKPLKEITGQIGLSGLHQYNFTDGRPLIPDFEQSNAGAFVIERLVRQKWEWEAGLRYDLRWLHVYRFTGQTLDQRNHQFNSWSGTVGSVFNANARLVFRTNFGTGWRPPSVNELYSKGVHHGAAAYEEGEATLQPETAYNLQGNVEYTSERFRAEIGLFHNSIRNFIYLKPQPEPILTIRGAFPYFKYVQANATFSGADITTEWNMAPRWEHTGKISYLRAYDQAANDYLVAIPANRLENGFRYQISDAGPLHDSFVSIGHLWVAEQKRVPPNSDFMPPPAAYHLWSLQVGGDILLTEKQKITWDITAQNLFNAAYRDYLNRFRYYSLEQGRNVSVRLKWSF
- the queA gene encoding tRNA preQ1(34) S-adenosylmethionine ribosyltransferase-isomerase QueA — translated: MKLSEFKFDLPQSLIALYPADRGESRLMVVNRQTKKIEHKKFSEIIEYFEEGDAMVVNDTKVFPARLYGQKEKTGAKIEVFLLRELNREMRLWDVLVDPARKIRVGNKLYFGDSDLVAEVIDNTTSRGRTIRFLYDGNHDELMRAIDELGETPLPRDIKRKVEDADRERYQTIFAQHVGAVAAPTAGMHFTKVIQRRMEIKGINFTPITLHVGVGTFRQVDVEDLTKHKTDSENFAITEASANVINEALDKGKRVCAIGTTSLKALESSVSANNRVKPFEGWTDKFIFPPYEFKISTSLLTNLHLPESILLMMTCAFGGHDLVMEAYEEAIKEKYKFFSYGDAMLII
- the meaB gene encoding methylmalonyl Co-A mutase-associated GTPase MeaB is translated as MKNRLSIEAYVEGVLAGNRLLLSRAITLIESQLPSDRVLAQLVLEQLLPHTGSAIRIGITGVPGVGKSTFIEAFGKELTATGKKLAVLAIDPTSQRSKGSIMGDKTRMEELSHDPLAYIRPSPSGGSLGGVANKTRETMLLCEAAGFEIIVIETVGVGQSETVVKGMVDFFLLLMLAGAGDELQGIKKGIMEMADAVVITKADGANQAAAQRAVAEYQNAFHLFPSHENGWLPPVLTCSAVEKKGLSEIWSQITLFDSQAKAGGFHLKNRQQQNLEWMHTLIRQTLEERFYHHPQIREKLHDIERLVQNEKWLPLRAATFLLDLFRQ
- a CDS encoding 2-C-methyl-D-erythritol 4-phosphate cytidylyltransferase, with the translated sequence MTKFAIIVAGGNGTRMGSKTPKQFMPVGGKPILMHTIEKFIAYDFSLQLLLVLPANEMKAWYALCDKYQFYPPIVTVSGGNSRFQSVKNGLKKISAKEGLVAVHDGVRPFVSPRIIAESFEVAAQKGTAITAVQLKDSIRFLGPDGSNQSVDRAAYRLVQTPQTFRLDWMRQAFDTPEQPFFTDCASVLEHSGHPITLIEGGYENIKITTPEDLLWAEAFAVQPTH
- a CDS encoding GEVED domain-containing protein; amino-acid sequence: MLYNKASAQLLPCATPAESHDSIISREKRLLQLKSQFVKNARISGLKAVQYLPIKAHILRNTDGTGGLSMADLNTALVQINRFYQNVGSGLQFYFCGSPNFINNSTYYDFDNTEEAVLCNANDVSNAINIYFPNSIYFGSFAVAGYAYFPSTVNNSNRVFVQAQYATDNRTLAHELGHYFNLLHTFQNSTNTNNAEREYVTRDGIQGANCNTKGDLICDTPADPYGRDSVSIQGCSYTGSARDPKGQLYAPSLSNIMSYYSVSCGSSFTAGQYARMTDGFLLRTDPANQYTASCGPTVTGANVPGNLTGTPVVSGLLLTFSDNSSNESGFIIERSVISASEGFSVIGALPPNTTTFTDQATMAYTTYYYRVKASNSSTQYSPVFTITTALNYCIPSFSNSCSSIEVVIDDFILSQGATNVINNINTNCSTDSYGDFTGVVYNVTAGATYTFTARARSNADGLGSYFDQHLTIWADLDQDGLFELNERFYRSDSLVSMPRMSPTATGSFVIPNTAGGLVRLRVRSSFNLGPGSAVTDPCGQLTFGETEDYMLQVNSSAPASITTGAVTPGTVCAGQAVSVSFTGANLLSTSYTVQLSDASGSNFVSIPTTGTNSPLMATIPVNSASGTGYKVRVISTSPSIIGSASAAFTINATPAAPTASTPIGYCQSQMAEALTASGSNLKWYTAAVSGTGSPSAPTPSTTAPGTVSYWVSQTVSGCESARTKIDVTVTATPAAPTASTPIGYCQSQMAEALTASGSNLKWYTAAVSGTGSPSAPTPSTTASGTVSYWVSQTVSGCESARTKIDVTVTATPAAPTASTPINYSQGQTPVQLSAVGSNLQWYTTSSGDVGSTTAPIPSTATLGTADYYVSQTVNSCESSRTVVQVIVTAPATAAVCINVALFLEGPYLGSQSMTTKLNQLGLLPGQTPVSPLGVPTPAGQPYTGVPWNYTGSETVASYPLNTVDWVLVSLRTGPQNASTTVFRTAALLLSNGNVSFLSSCPVLPTNQPYYIAVEHRNHMGVVSHQAISVNNNTLSYNFSTRQSYIPAGSPANGQKQLAGGIYVLYAADCTKNPLSQIDANDTSKWRADNGRVGRYLLSDFNLDGAPDANDNTLWRLNNGRFSGVNF
- a CDS encoding toxin-antitoxin system YwqK family antitoxin encodes the protein MKNYVSAAALTALLFSFQLIYGQSTSEKVDKKTQKLQERKAKADSLLQKAGITAPSLGAGATVGGKAVKPGDAVGFFSETLPDLGLKIKEYRKAEKAKRKKKKKFHTDYEGLSIVRITSSTGNGDRITQLEFHVLKENRVPRLYDGLDVFWYDSRNRIISKAAIKDKESALILHGPYKRYVSGNLVEEGNYYIGTKDGRWETYDANYRLLDKTKWSRGFPAESIVSYYDSAHTKVLEVIPIHYGKRKGDYLKYYDGGQLMVKGQYDNDLPIGTWNEYYQYKRQRRKITRYPRYWYEDGEGILISEWDEKGKLIYERPKDQTPAEESEN